The following proteins are encoded in a genomic region of Arachis stenosperma cultivar V10309 chromosome 4, arast.V10309.gnm1.PFL2, whole genome shotgun sequence:
- the LOC130973306 gene encoding uncharacterized protein LOC130973306, which produces MSSQELPKKRVAFVLIDGLGDVSLPRLGYKTPLQAAKLPNLDAIASAGINGLMDPVEVGLACGSDTAHLSLLGYDPRVYYRGRGAFESMGAGLAMSPGDIAFKSNFATLDEKTGIVTSRRADRHFEEEGPILCAALDGMKLPSFPQYEVRVRYATEHRCGVVVKGPNLSGNISGTDPLKDNRLLLKAEALDDSDEARNTADVVNELSKEITKILVSHPVNVKRATEGKNIANVVLLRGCGIRIEVPPFINKHDLWPCMVAPTKIIAGLGLSLGIDILEAPGATGDYRTLLTSKSSAIAKALSAPLQSCPRVFVPGEDEHKEGRSDGYDFGFLHIKAIDDAGHDKASILKVKGLEAVDTAVGQLARLLWEAESSGKFQFYLCVTGDHSTPVEYGDHSFEPVPFTMCRLRDFVGAIGESTIQTTSLDPFPIPSVVPGEDLTNDLEQEERKEKCSESYGGDSVYELNELAAARGCLGRFPGSEMMGIIKKFISIDVVTA; this is translated from the exons ATGAGTAGTCAAGAGCTGCCAAAGAAAAGAGTGGCATTTGTGCTGATAGATGGGCTGGGGGATGTGTCGCTGCCGAGGCTTGGATACAAGACTCCTCTTCAAGCAGCGAAACTGCCTAACTTGGACGCCATTGCGTCAGCTGGAATCAATGGACTAATGGACCCTGTTGAGGTTGGCTTGGCTTGTGGAAGTGACACTGCACATCTTTCCTTGTTGGGTTACGATCCTAGAGTTTATTACCGTGGTCGAGGTGCATTTGAGTCCATGGGGGCTGGATTGGCCATGTCACCTGGTGATATTGCTTTTAAG TCAAATTTTGCAACACTTGATGAGAAAACTGGAATAGTCACCAGTAGGAGGGCTGACAGGCACTTCGAAGAAGAAGGCCCCATACTTTGTGCTGCCCTTGACGGAATGAAGCTGCCATCTTTCCCTCAATATGAAGTTAGAGTCAG GTATGCAACAGAACATAGATGTGGAGTGGTTGTCAAAGGACCAAATTTGAGTGGAAATATTTCAGGAACAGACCCATTAAAGGACAACCGCCTACTTTTGAAAGCCGAAGCTTTAGACGATTCTGATGAAGCAAGAAACACAGCTGATGTCGTTAATGAATTGTCCAAggaaataacaaaaatattggTTTCTCATCCTGTGAATGTTAAACGTGCCACAGAAGGGAAGAACATAGCAAATGTAGTCCTTTTAAGAGGTTGTGGCATTCGAATTGAG GTTCCTCCATTTATAAACAAACATGATTTATGGCCTTGCATGGTTGCTCCCACAAAAATAATTGCTGGCCTGGGTTTATCACTTGGTATTGATATTCTAGAAGCTCCAGGAGCCACCGGAGATTATCGAACTTTACTAACTTCAAAATCATCAGCAATAGCTAAGGCTCTCTCAGCTCCTTTGCAATCTTGCCCCCGAGTTTTTGTACCTGGAGAGGATGAGCACAAAGAAGGCCGGTCGGATGGCTATGACTTTGGATTTCTTCATATCAAG GCAATAGATGATGCAGGCCATGACAAAGCTAGCATTCTCAAAGTCAAAGGATTAGAAGCTGTAGACACTGCAGTAGGGCAGTTGGCAAGGCTTTTGTGGGAAGCAGAATCATCAGGAAAATTTCAGTTTTACCTTTGTGTCACAGGTGATCACTCTACTCCAGTAGAGTATGGAGATCACAGCTTTGAACCGGTTCCATTCACGATGTGTCGGTTGAGAGACTTCGTTGGTGCGATTGGCGAGTCCACCATTCAAACCACTTCTCTAGACCCTTTTCCTATtcccagtgttgtgcctggtgAGGACTTGACCAATGATTTGGAacaagaagagagaaaagagaaatgTTCCGAGTCTTATGGCGGCGATTCAGTTTATGAGCTGAATGAATTGGCAGCTGCAAGGGGATGTTTGGGACGTTTTCCTGGAAGTGAAATGATGGGAATTATAAAGAAATTCATCAGCATAGATGTGGTAACTGCATAA